Part of the Gadus macrocephalus chromosome 22, ASM3116895v1 genome, tgtgtatgtgtgtgtgtgtgtgtgtgtgtgcgtgtatgtgtgtgtctgtgtgtgtgtgtgtatctgtttgtgtatgtgtgtgttcgtgtgtgtgtgtgtgcatgtgcgtgtgcgtgtgtgtgtgcgtgtttgttttcgAGAAGAAGACACGGTGGAACCCTCCtatagagaaacagagaaaaagAGTGAGAAACCGCAAAAAGAGAAAAGAGTCAGTGAGAGGGAGATGGTGAAAGAAAAGAGCAGTGGGACGGGGTAAATCAAACGGCAATCCCCTACATAATCTATGCCTTTAATAGGGATTAGAGCTCACCAAAGAGCCCATCTCAGAATACCAAAGCAGCAATGAGGGCTCTATTCATGCTGAGATGCTGAAGAGGGGGCCCCCTGAGTTTTTGACAAACTCCACAGAGAGCCAATGGAGGGGAGGACATCATTATGTCATTGAGAAAGTATCTCAAACTCATGGCTGTTAACCTGGGAGGAGGCTAAAGGCTGTGACTTCATGACGACATCAGTCCCTCCCTTTGGTGTATCGTGACAACCGTGCACCAGTTCTGTTTGTGTGACAGGATGAACAACTTCAGGTGCAAACTAATCTAAAACTTTCCTCATCTAATCTTAACTTTACAAAACAAAGCTGATGGAATAAACAAAGTATTGGCACAGCGCTGTCTCCTCATTTTGGATGCAATTGTCTGCCTCATCTTTTTTGGTTTGTGGCTGGAAAATGACAGGACACTCTGCGGATGTGTTTGAGGAACGGATATCGTGCTATGATCACTCCCATGGCTGCTCAGTTGACAAGAgcatattgttttgttttcgcTTTTATGGAAAAAGTTGGCAGCACGGTGGATTTCCGGGAGTCTGGATCGAGTGTGTTGGAGGAAGTGTGTCCTACTGGCAGTCTGTCAACGCCGACAGAAACAGGAGCAAATGGCCTTGAGTGCCTGGCTCACAATCATTGTGCTCTCTCTACATCAATGGCAGCTCCcactgcacacactcacatgttccccctttcctctctccctctttccctctctttccttctctctctctctgtatccctccAGCTATATTGCCTATCATGACAGATTGACACATTGATTGATAGAAAGAAAGGATACACGGAAGGATTGAGCTATAGTTAGACGGACTGATTATGTACAGAAGGATGGATTTTACGCCTGAACAAAAGAAAACTTAAAACAGGCTTCGGACAATGCCGTTTAAATCCATTAAAGTGCGGAGGTTCGGGGTGTGACTTATATACGCCGAGAGGTGTCGCTATTGAGCAGGGTTTCCAGCACGGTATAGGTGTCTGATCTCCTGCTTCGAGTAGTTTTGTGCTCGCCCTCCCACCTATAGCTCCTTTAAAGGAGCAGCATCTATAGACgtcctccccctgcctctctgaGGGTAGAGTGAGGATTGCAGGGTGTGACTGTGACCCCGCTCCCCTgacctctctttacctctctttacccccgccgcccccccccccccccccccgctgccccgcCCTGCAGCCCCCATACCAGCTGCTGGCCTTTCCTACCGTCTGATCCACATTTCAGAGGCAGCCGCGGAGGCCTGAAAGGGCTAATCCAACATTAAAGCCAAGAGAGCCTCCTGAAAGCACAGGTATAGGTTCACAAGGTTCACTTTACTGGAGGTAGAAATCCTCCATTTCGATTTCTGCGGTGTCTGCACTCTAGCGATGTAGTGCTATGTACTATGTGAGGCACGCAGGGCGAAAGTGCTGAATTCAGTCAAGTATTTTCTGTCAAATTGgtctaatgtaggcctatttatgaTGGCATATAATAGTGGGCATCATTGCCATGGCTATACACAGTATCCTGATCCATACGCATCAGGCCTTTTAACCAATTGACGTAATATGCCTGATAGTGTTAGAAAAGGAATTGATTGGAAATATTCCCCCAAAAAAATGTACTATGGTTAGGctacatgtatttatttcccGAAAAATATATTCTTTAAAGACAAATTCATTTCCTATATTTACAAATTTCATTAAGTTTTCATTCACAATAtaagaggaaagaaaaaaacatacatacatggaAAGGGATACAAGAAAATGTGTGACCAAAACATGTCTTTCGCATGTAGCTAAACTGTAGGCCTAACACGTGACGACATATTTCCTTGTCAAAAATAGTACCCTTACTAAAATGTTCTTCATTTAATATAATTATTCTGTAACATTTTCATTTGCCTTCTCCTCATAATGTCGTTGTCAGAATTCGTTGTGCTGCTTTTCCGTGATGTGATCTATAGGTTtgagagaaacagaaaaataGGACTAAATTGGTCAGAGatcaaataaacataataaagaaAACGGTAGCCTATTCAATCAAATAATATCGCAATCTAGTTTGTAATGTGTGTCCACCTGACGTCTGTCAATCCTCCGATGTGAGGAcgtgcgtggtggtggtggtgtgtgtgtgtgtgtgtgtgtgtgtgtgtgtgtgtgtgtgtgtgtgtgtgtgtgtgtgtgtgtgtgtgtgtgtgtgtgtgtgtgtgtgtgtgtgtaggatacATTGTGGATTGTTGATAACTGTGGGTCGCATCCCCCATATTACACGGTGCCCCGTGAGGCGGCAAAGTGCTTATTCAATCACTTTAGTCTTCAAATGATTTATGAGCAAAGAAATCGCCGACATGCGCTCAGGTGTGACAGTGTTTACCTCCGCCTAGAGCGTTATTTAGCAGCGGGGTGATAAAAATGTGGTGCTAACGTTAAAATGTCAAGCCATGTGTAAACGCATCATTACCTGTCAGTGATCAGCTGAAAAGAAGATTTAGGAGAGTTAGGTCTGTGGTCGCTCTCCTCCCCTATAGAAACAAAAAAGGACAGGACCTATAAATATGTTGTTCTTTAATCGATGGCTTGTTACATTTAAAATGATGTTGAACATCTAATCATGGATCAATTTAACATACATTTAACATAATATAAAGGCATAAGGTCAAATAAAAGAACCAATCTTTGGAGTAAACTTTGTTAGGGCCTCGGCCAGGTGTCTCTTACCGTCGTGTTTTGGACTGAACCCGTCTGAGGACTCCCCCTCGCTGTCGTCCTCTGTCCCCGAGGCGCCGGACACATTCCCCAGCCGCGCGTCATGACGCGCCTGGAGAGGTAATTGGCCCTTCGGACCCACCCCCAGGAGCTTCATGTTTACAAGAGACGTGGCGTTCAGGAAAGCTGCGTTGGTCCAGTTGTGCAGCTTTCCGATCTGACACGTGTATATCCCATGTCCCGGCATTAAGGCCGGATGGCCCGCGGACGATAACGCGGGGTGTTGCGTATATTGTGGTACGGAAGAAAGTTTGTGCTGGGCGTTATCGGGGCTCGTGGCGATCTCTGCCAAAGACCAGATCTTAGGTTTGCTCTGCGGTGCTCTCTGACACTCCTGTCTAATCGGGGAATTATCCATCGCTATTTTTCCTCCAGGCCCCTTAATGAGAGCGACAGGCCGCTCCGCTGCTCTCAGGCCGTCCTCTGAGAGCCCCCTGCTGCTGGCCTCCGAAGTCTTCAACTCAgagccctctctcgctcccgctTCACCCTTCTCGCACCCTAAATCCCCGCGGCCCTCCTCTGGCCTCTCGATATCGATCGTTTCTAGGtcgatctcctcctcctcgtcctcgtcgtcgCTGCCGTTCTTCGCGGTGTCCTCCTCGTTGTCGCTGCTGAAGATCCGTCCGTCGCGGTCCTCGGCGCTGCGCCCCCACGTCACCTTGTTCTCCTTCTTCAACCGCCGGCGCGCGTTGGCGAACCACGTGGACACCTGCAcgaataattaataacacactACGTTAAAGGAAGATCATTTAATATCGATCTTTCATATCACAAGTGCGCTGCTGCGTGATGAGGCCCACCTGCGTCAGGGTCATCTTGGTGATGATGGCCAACATGATCTTCTCCCCCTTGGTGGGGTAGGGGTTCTTCTGGTGCTCCTGCAGCCAGGCCTTCAGCGTGCTGGTGGTCTCCCGGGTGGCTGCTTTGGCCCTGGACGGGTCTCCGTAAGGGTACTGGCCGTATGGGTAGAAGCCCTGGGCGGCGTGGACCGGCAGGGCGGCCGGCCGGGCTCCGGGACTCTCCTTCAGGTCGAACTGGGGGCCCTGGGTTAAAGGGGAAGATGAGTTTAAGGGCAGGATGACACCAGGCTTTCTCAATATGTTGCACTTTTTTTAATTGCCAAGTAAAGTCAATTGtaggagtaggcctacatttgatGATTGAGTAATGAGCTTAAAAACACGAAATATCAGAAattccaaataaaatatttggaagAGCTATAAGTTTTCCTAAAGCCACCCATCGGTAAATCATAATTAAATCATACTTTTCTAGATATTTTAATAACTTAACATTTCTCTTCTTTCACAAAACGAGAGGAAATATTGTCtccatttcaatttttttttttttaatatatttttgttcttttcttgttatttattttgaagttaCACAATAGGGGTGTTTGAGGGTATAGTGGAATTACTTCTGCCTATTTGTAATTAtatattaattcattcattaagTTTATACCTATTATAATTTGGAAAGTTATAACCAAGTtgttaaacatatatatattgcttctctttcttttgacaaatgtaggctactaattgtaagtcgctttggataaaagcgtctgctaaatagcctaaatgtaaatgttgttaaGCATGTAGTCTTTACCTATCGGGTAAAGGCTCATAGGAATAATATAAATAGGCCTAATAGTATCGCGTGGTATGAAAGgctatacattttttaatcaaatgaagaAGGGAAAATGCATTCTTTAAATCACATCAAATAACcataatttatttatatctcAGAACAATACTACAAAATCATCTTCATGCAAACAACAAATATGAACTTTTTAAAGCTTGTGTCTCACCATCTGTGATATGAGGGCGAGGTCTGTGGCTCCGCCGTACGGCAGAAACGCGCTGTAGTTGTGGGCCCACGGGTTCCCGTACATCCCGAGCATGGAGCTCACCGCCGCGGCGGTGCAGGCTGAGGGGCTCACCCCGCTGTCCGCGCCTCCTTCCCGCGCGGAGCCCGGCCGCTCGCCCGCGTACACCTCGTGCGGTGGGTTTAGAAACTGCGTGAACCCCAGCTGAGGAAAGGACATCTCCACAGGCTCGCAATAAATCTCCTCGCCTAAAAATCACAAGGGGGAACACGGgaagaaaccaaacaaaaattCCCAGAAAGACGAAGAGGGTTTCTAAATCACGACAGCCAGTCTGTCAACTCCACTTTCTCGACGCGTAGTCCTTAGCTTCCGACGAGTTTGGCACTTGAGTACACAGTGATGCCTCGCTGTAGCCGCAGGACACCCTCTCACTGTGGAGCTCACTGTATGATTGGCAGGCTACTTAAACACCAAGCTCCTCCTATGCCCGGGGCAGGCGATTAGTGCATTGGTTAGGTCGTGTGAGTTAGTGgatatggatgtgtgtgcgtttgcgtgtatATTTGTGCCAGTGTTTTTGTGGCTGCGTTTGTGCTtgtgcgcttgtgtgcgtgtctgtgtgtgtgtgtgtgtgtgtgtgtgtgtgtgtgtgtgtgtgtgtgtgtgtgtgtgtgtgtgtgtgtgtgtgtgtgtgtgtgtgtgtgtgtgtgtgtgtgtgtgtgtgtgtttgtgcctgtgattttgtgcgtgcgtgtgcttgtgtgtacgtgtgagtgtgctccTGAACTATTTTTCAAGCATTTATTTATATGATTGTATTCATCATTTATAATCGCAATCTGTTCTTTAAATTACAGACCACGAAAGGCGTAATTTGGTCACGGCTGGATGGACTTTCAATTAACCCAGTTTATGCAACAGTATAGCATAAACATAACAACAATTATatgcatataataataataataataataataataatcataataataattactaacaagaacacaaataaaaaaaaatatatatatttgcttgTATCTACGTTGCTTGGCACCTGATAATTATTATGCAATTCATGTAAAAATATATTCCCATCTTAATTTTTCTGGGTGTGAAAAAATGGCCAACCAGATCTAAGGATAAGCGGCCTTAATGGCGACCAGATGGGAGGCATCGATAGCCTACACCGGCCAGATACGCGCGGAATGCCCGCGATAATCGACGGAAGTCAGTGGAGCATATTTAAGATAGGAGataagtgtgtaagagagaggtTATCCCGgataacacagacacatgccATGCCCGTGCCGAAAAGCGAAATTGTGTCAATCGCCAATGCGGGTAAAACAGTTACGCAATATAAAAATGAATGAACCCCTTAATTATAGCATTTGTTAAGAGTATATATGTGACATCCCATATAACTCCGGTTAAAACCTTTTTAGCCTAAGCTGTTGAATTAATATTCAATCTCCTTATTATTCGACATATAGAAAAGTGTGGTCAGTTTTTGGTCTTTATTGCCCTCATTGTATTGCAGCAGAACATTACAATGCCCACACAAATaaactatccctctctctctctgtctctctctctctctgtctctctcacacacacacacacaaacacacaaacacacacacacacacacacacacacacacacacacacacacacacacacacacacacacacacacacacacacacacccttccacACTCCCCCTTCCACGCTCCCAGATTAGCCGGGTGCTAATGAGGTGTGGTACCTGTGCCCTGTGTGGCCCTGCGTGGCCCTGTTGTCCTCCAGGGGTCCATCAGAGGTTAGCTGTGTAATTATTCCAATAAATACAGATTCATCATTCACACTGAAGCAGCTGATGAGCTTGgctgagccagagagagagagaggaagagagggagatagagcgagagggagggagggagagataatgATTTAATTACAGTGCTTAAAGCTCACTCAGGCTAAATGATGgcccccgctctctctttcagaGACTCCACGTTCTCTAACTATATCCTCAGTGCTGGAGCCCACAGCTTTACTCATGAATCTCAAAGCTGTTTTCTAAACACATGAGGAGCAGCCATGTGTGtcggtgtttgtatgtgtgtgtgtgtgtgtgtgtgtgtgtgtgtgtgtgtgtgtgtgtgtgtgtgtgtgtgtgtgtgattttgtctGTGTGGAggggtgcatgtgtttgtttatgcagTGAAAGCATGCTATTATTGAGTGAACCTTTGAGTATGGTAATGTTGATCTGGGGCACCCACTTTGTACTCGGGCGGGGGCGGCTGGAACTGGGGGTAGCTCTGGCCGGTGTAGCCCGATGGGGGGGTCCTCTCGGGGGTCGCAGCATCGGCGACACTCCCTGGTCGACCTCGGCCTGCGGAAGATCCATTTCACAAACCGCCCCGGCCGTTAACATCCTCAATGTGGTCTTCGCTTCTAGTTGAAAGTTGTTTGTAATGAGGTTCAACGCAGACCAGATGGGCTCGACTGTGGCTTGTTAATTAACGTGACGTGTTTGTGACGTTTTGTTTGGTGCCGTCGCTGTTTCCATTACATTTAGTTTGGAAAGGTACTCTGTATAAGTACAAAGCTGGCTGTGTGTGAGAGCACACAGATAATGAGCTACATGTCTGCCGTATTAAGGTCTGCCGTTTTTCCCTGGATCCTGTTTACTCCGACCNNNNNNNNNNNNNNNNNNNNNNNNNNNNNNNNNNNNNNNNNNNNNNNNNNNNNNNNNNNNNNNNNNNNNNNNNNNNNNNNNNNNNNNNNNNNNNNNNNNNCAGTGTGGCAACCAGTTATGCACATGGCTTGTTTATGTTTAAAAGATAGCGTTTGAGTtagggtgtgttgtgtgtgtgtctgtgtatatgcattcacatttatatgtgtgtgtgtgagtgtgtgtgtgtggtgtgtgtgtgtgtgtgtgtgtgtgtgtgtgtgtgtgtgtgtgtgtgtgtgtgtgtgtgtgtgtgtgtgtgtgtgtgtgtgtgaggtaatgATTAAGCGTAACAAAGCATTTAGAACATTTAACTGCCCATTTCAGAAACAGCAGGAGCTTGATCATCTACaactctgtttctgtgtgtgtgtgagtgtgtgtgtgtgtgtgtgtgtgtgtgtgtgtgtgtgtgtgtgtgtgtgtgtgtgtgtgtgtgtgtttgatgtgcatacatgtgtgtgtgtgtgtgtgtgtgtgtgtgtgtgtgtgtgtgtgtgtgtgtgtgtgtttgatgtgcatacatgtgtgtgtgtgtgtgtgtgtgtgtgtgtgtgtgtgtgtgtgtgtgtgtgtgatgtgcgtgtgtgtgtgtgtgtgtgtgtgtgatgtgcgtgcgtgcacctcTGTGAGTGATTGATTCTCCACATAATCGTTCATCTCTTCATTAGCACGCAGGTTTTACGCAGGTTTGGTCCGCTTTGCATGGATGCAatttttgcgtgtttgtgtgcacatccACAGTATGCACACCTGTGTGAGGTGACCCTTTGTGGGAAGAACTTTGGAACAAGGCAGAACGAGTACAAAACCGagtgagggaggagacaggagggaatTGGACGGAACAACTGTGGGCCATTGGAGGAAAATGAATGACGCACCTTATTGCCCTGCCATTGTATCATTAGTCAGAGTGCATCGCTGCGTTGTCCCGGTGTTGGTGGGCTGGCAGTGGGGGGGGTTTACAATCAGCCCACTTAAGACGGacattacaaaaaaaagaaggggaCCGGGGATAAAAGGGAGGTAAAAGGGGGCCGAGGGAATGGCCCGGCTGTACGTCCTCCACTCAGAGTCCCAGTTGATGGCGCGGTGTGAGGCTGGAGCCTGGAGGTTGGGGGCTTCAGCGGACAAAGAGGTCTCAGTGTTGTCCGCTAGCTCTGTCAGTGTTTAAACCAGGGTCAGGCCTTTTTACTCACTGCCAATGAATAACTGGGGTTCTCTCAACACCCACAAAGCCcagccaagccccccccccccccccccccctcccccccatgccccccccggcccccaccccccttcggGTTGAACTGACAGAGCTACGATCTGTAGAACGCGGAGAACCTTCAACAACTCCACATACGAggaacctggagagagagaggaggctgtgtgtgtgtgtatgtatttgtatgtgtgtgtgtgtttgtgtgtgtgtgtttctgcgtgtgtgtgtgtatgtgtgtgcgtgtgcgtgtgcatgtgcgtgtgtgtgtgtgtgtgtgtgtgtgtgtgtgtgaaagccaAAGGTCAGCATTTCTCGATCAGTAGCATATCATTAAAGGCTAATATGTTACCGGGGTAGGGACGGGAAGACTGTGAacgttgtgagtgtgtgtgactggtaATGTTTTTGCTGATTAAGGACTTGGATTCCTGAATGtgtatttaaacacacacagacataaacataaTTAATTGACCATCTATCAGTACAACAACACTGAATACCtgacataaataataaaaaataatcttgACAATGCTAACAGAATAATGGTAAGAATACACGttttagcatgtgtgtgtgtgttgtatgtttgtgtttgagttgtCAAAAAGTGAAACTTTCAAGTAAAAAATGATTGACAGAACATTAAAGGGTGCAAAGAATTTCAGGAATgcaagaaaatatattttgatattTAGTAATACAATTATCACACAAAAATTGCTAAATCCCTCAGGCTCCAATCATGTAACGGAAATCTTCAGGAACCTCAGGTGAAATACCATGTCGGCCGACGTAAACGATATAACAGAATGCCTCAGAATCCCAATCATAAGAATTTGTAAATCCTTTTAAATGGATACTGACAtgcaacaaaatataaaataacaacATTCTCTAGTTTATATTTCCACTTATCAACACTACCACACACTGTTTTATGTACTCAATTATCGGGTCGCTTCatgaaataattattttttaataaaatatatacatattttggtGTTCAGAGAAATGCTAAAACCTCTTAAATGAAATAAATGTTTGAATACACCACGTACAGGATAGGCATACATTTCAGAAGTCCTACTTGACTgattacatacaaatatataaaattacAAGCAATTCACAGTTCAACACAATGAGTCTCATGGCCcattttatattgtattatagtatGATATTACAGTATATATACTGCGAGGTGATGGGTATCTGTAATGTTGAATAGCTCTCTCATTCATATGCTAATGTCCCTATCAGTAGACGCACGCGCACACCTGTGCTCACACTTATCTGCGTGGATGCAGCAGACGGCCCTTATTAAGGAGGGGTGGCTCCTTTGCCCCAGCGATTCTCAAATTAGCCCTCACCAAGATGAACTTCTGGCACGCGCTCACGTGCACACGCAGAAAACCAGAGTGAGCAAGGAAAAgtggaggaagacagagagagagagagtaggagagagagagagggagagagagggagagagagagagagagagagagagagagagagagagagagagagagagagagagagagaagagagagagagagagagagagagagacagagaggggctgTCTTATGTATTCATGGTCGGGTCAAACAGTGGTTAATTAGTCCCTTCACCTGCGCGGGTCATCACTTCTCCTCCGCGCAATCCTGAAATATTAACATTGTCACATACGCCTGGGTGTGCAGAGTCAACCTGTTGTTGGGATATACTTCCCGCTGTCTTGCCTTCTCtgccactgtctctctctatttctctcctcAAACTGACGGAGAGGCGGGGGGATACTGTCACTTAGCACTAATAACGACGGTGCTGCCGCGTTGGCGGGGAACTCGTGACAGGTGTCTCTTCCCCGGCGGCTGTGCTTGGCGCCATGGTGGTGCCGCGTGCGTTAATGCAATTGACTCATTGTTAAACTCTACTGAAATTATATTCAATGTGGAGGGGAAAAAATGACTGCGGAGTCGCCCGTCAAACCGTTAATTTGCGTTGgtttaaagataaaaaaaacaaacaagaggTCCATGACGGTAATGCTTCTGTGAATTCCTATTGCGAATTAATGAGGCGATAAAATATTCACCATCCTGTGGAAAATATACAGATTTCGACATCAATGCACAAGATCTGCCATAGAGATTATCTTTTATTTGCCTTTTAGGGGATGGAGCTGCTTGTTTGTGCATGGGTCTCCGTGCGTCCATATCTGAAGACAGGCAGGTGCTTCatggtcagaggtcagagcggGAATATATTCCCATCTGTCCGTTCTGTCGAGAGATAACGGAACCGTCTCATTCCTGGAGGAGAGCCTCGATCCCTGCACTGGGATCCCACTAATCGAGCGGAAAACCTGCCTTCCGCCCAATAAATCCCCAGATCCCCCGGTTCCCCCGGTTCCCCCCGACCGGGACTCTATACCTGCATACACTCTATggactcgctctctctccctcgtctcaTTTCACCAATCTTTCAATTTTGACTcgatatataaaatatattttccatTGATACGTCCTCATATGCAGCCACACATATCTCTGGAGCGGCATAACCACGAGATATTTCACTGTTGAATCCCGTTTTCCCCTGCGAGCAATAGGCTAATAACACACATGTTCGCGcgcatgcaccccccccccccacacagggGGATTGAGAGCTGGATAAACGCCAGCCAGGCCTCATTAGCTTCTTGCTGCTTTTCAGAGAGGCatacggggagagagagagagagagagagagagagagagagagagagagagagagagagagagagagagagagagagagagagagagagagagc contains:
- the irx1b gene encoding iroquois-class homeodomain protein IRX-1b; the protein is MSFPQLGFTQFLNPPHEVYAGERPGSAREGGADSGVSPSACTAAAVSSMLGMYGNPWAHNYSAFLPYGGATDLALISQMGPQFDLKESPGARPAALPVHAAQGFYPYGQYPYGDPSRAKAATRETTSTLKAWLQEHQKNPYPTKGEKIMLAIITKMTLTQVSTWFANARRRLKKENKVTWGRSAEDRDGRIFSSDNEEDTAKNGSDDEDEEEEIDLETIDIERPEEGRGDLGCEKGEAGAREGSELKTSEASSRGLSEDGLRAAERPVALIKGPGGKIAMDNSPIRQECQRAPQSKPKIWSLAEIATSPDNAQHKLSSVPQYTQHPALSSAGHPALMPGHGIYTCQIGKLHNWTNAAFLNATSLVNMKLLGVGPKGQLPLQARHDARLGNVSGASGTEDDSEGESSDGFSPKHDGEESDHRPNSPKSSFQLITDRSHHGKAAQRILTTTL